In one Umezawaea sp. Da 62-37 genomic region, the following are encoded:
- a CDS encoding SigE family RNA polymerase sigma factor, translated as MRKAEEQGFREFAVTHAASLRRTAFLFCGDWHTAEDLMQQSLMKLYQAWHRVQQQDHAGAYARKILLRTWLDEKRRPWRRAEQRDGELPEHADSNADPELVSGRLWARELIQKALIKVPPRQRAVLVLRYFEDLSVTDVAAVMGCTEGTVKSQTARGLVALRAAVDALENNGSTMESEVAS; from the coding sequence ATGCGCAAGGCCGAGGAACAGGGCTTTCGTGAGTTCGCGGTGACCCACGCCGCCTCGCTGCGCCGCACCGCGTTCCTCTTCTGCGGCGACTGGCACACGGCCGAGGACCTGATGCAGCAGAGCCTGATGAAGCTCTACCAGGCCTGGCACCGGGTCCAGCAGCAGGACCACGCGGGCGCGTACGCCCGGAAGATCCTGCTGCGGACGTGGCTGGACGAGAAGCGCAGGCCGTGGAGGCGTGCCGAGCAGCGCGACGGGGAACTCCCCGAGCACGCCGACTCGAACGCCGACCCGGAACTGGTGAGCGGACGCCTGTGGGCTCGCGAACTCATCCAGAAAGCGCTGATCAAGGTGCCTCCCAGACAACGTGCCGTGCTCGTCCTGCGGTATTTCGAGGATTTGTCCGTAACGGACGTCGCGGCGGTGATGGGGTGCACCGAGGGCACGGTGAAGAGCCAGACGGCGAGGGGGCTCGTGGCTTTGCGAGCCGCCGTCGACGCGTTGGAGAACAACGGCTCGACCATGGAATCGGAGGTGGCGTCGTGA
- a CDS encoding TetR family transcriptional regulator C-terminal domain-containing protein has protein sequence MTAATPKGERRRQALVEAAIGLLVDGGFDAVRHRAVAERAGLPLASTTYYFDSLDELITVALDHHGRAEMAYGKARLAELDPAECGGDAFTDLVLDLLLGPPGDVEAVVLRYERLVATGRRPFLRPVMRELSGELHALMLAIFTKAGKNVTADHVAELIALVDGAVVNALVEVSPDPRAAAHRMLTVALARTS, from the coding sequence ATGACCGCAGCAACACCCAAGGGCGAGCGCCGACGTCAGGCACTCGTCGAGGCCGCCATCGGCCTGCTGGTCGACGGCGGGTTCGACGCGGTCCGGCACCGGGCGGTCGCGGAGCGCGCGGGCCTGCCGCTGGCGTCCACCACGTACTACTTCGACTCGCTCGACGAGCTCATCACCGTCGCGCTCGACCACCACGGCCGCGCCGAGATGGCGTACGGCAAGGCGCGGCTGGCCGAGCTGGACCCGGCGGAGTGCGGCGGCGACGCCTTCACCGACCTGGTGCTCGACCTGCTGCTCGGCCCGCCCGGCGACGTCGAGGCGGTCGTCCTGCGCTACGAACGGCTGGTCGCGACCGGCCGCCGCCCGTTCCTGCGGCCCGTCATGCGCGAGCTGAGCGGCGAACTCCACGCGCTGATGCTGGCGATCTTCACCAAGGCGGGCAAGAACGTCACCGCCGACCACGTCGCCGAACTGATCGCGCTGGTCGACGGCGCCGTGGTGAACGCGCTGGTCGAGGTCAGCCCCGACCCCAGGGCGGCCGCCCACCGGATGCTCACCGTGGCGCTGGCGCGAACCTCCTGA
- a CDS encoding SigE family RNA polymerase sigma factor, translated as MDQHDEQEFAEYFAARREAVRRTAFLLCGDWHRADDFAQTAFVALHRRWRKIRDKQALDAYVRRSVVRAVIDESRRPWRRERFVDRLPEAAAGDGEIGDAVATREALVQGLRRVPPRQRAVLVLRFLEGLDVAGAAEALGCSEGTVKSQTSRGLAALREALGDAIDDLRPAS; from the coding sequence GTGGACCAGCACGACGAGCAGGAGTTCGCGGAGTACTTCGCAGCTCGCCGGGAGGCCGTGCGCCGAACGGCGTTCCTGCTCTGTGGTGACTGGCACCGGGCGGACGACTTCGCGCAGACGGCCTTCGTCGCGCTGCACCGCAGGTGGCGGAAGATCCGGGACAAGCAGGCCCTGGACGCCTACGTCCGCCGCTCCGTGGTGCGCGCGGTGATCGACGAGTCCCGGCGGCCATGGCGGAGGGAGCGGTTCGTTGACCGGCTACCCGAGGCGGCCGCGGGCGACGGCGAGATCGGTGACGCGGTCGCCACGCGGGAAGCGCTGGTCCAGGGCTTGCGGCGGGTGCCTCCGCGACAACGGGCGGTGCTCGTGCTGAGGTTCCTGGAGGGTTTGGACGTGGCGGGAGCGGCCGAAGCGCTGGGATGCTCGGAGGGCACCGTCAAGAGCCAGACCTCACGAGGGCTGGCGGCGCTCCGCGAAGCCCTCGGCGACGCGATCGACGACTTGCGACCGGCTTCGTGA
- a CDS encoding GntG family PLP-dependent aldolase: MTQLSPIDLRSDTVTQPDEVMRLAMSAAEVADDVIDHDPTMRALEDRVAELLGVDAALWVPSGSMGNLIALMIHLRRGDRFLAPVGAHVLDAELGTGAWLAGGMPQALEWDAAPGRASAQAIRAAAGAEGPYYDLRTTLLCLENTHNYAGGTVTQPDEHAMLVSVAKETGLRVHLDGARLWNAAVALGVPPAALTVGVDSVQVCLSKGLGAPVGSVVAGSPTFITEARRTRKMLGGGVRQGGVLAAAGLVGLDRIDDLAQDHVNARTLAEGLVELGWTVPTPETNIVLAEVPDLEVTLTGLRHLGVYAGPMGGKLRFVTHRDVTEADIKETLRRISSAS; encoded by the coding sequence GTGACCCAGCTCTCACCCATTGACCTCCGCTCGGACACCGTGACCCAGCCGGACGAGGTCATGCGCCTCGCCATGTCCGCGGCCGAGGTCGCGGACGACGTGATCGACCACGACCCCACGATGCGCGCGCTGGAGGACCGCGTCGCCGAGCTGCTCGGCGTCGACGCGGCGCTCTGGGTGCCGAGCGGTTCGATGGGGAACCTCATCGCGCTCATGATCCACCTGCGCCGGGGCGACCGGTTCCTGGCGCCGGTCGGCGCGCACGTGCTGGACGCCGAACTGGGCACCGGCGCGTGGCTGGCGGGCGGCATGCCGCAGGCGCTGGAGTGGGACGCGGCCCCCGGCCGGGCCTCGGCGCAGGCGATCCGGGCCGCCGCGGGCGCCGAGGGGCCGTACTACGACCTGCGCACCACGCTGCTGTGCCTGGAGAACACGCACAACTACGCCGGTGGCACGGTCACCCAGCCCGACGAGCACGCGATGCTCGTGTCGGTGGCCAAGGAGACCGGGCTGCGCGTCCACCTCGACGGCGCCCGGCTGTGGAACGCCGCCGTGGCGCTCGGGGTCCCGCCCGCCGCGCTGACCGTGGGGGTCGACAGCGTGCAGGTGTGCCTGAGCAAGGGCCTCGGCGCGCCCGTGGGATCGGTGGTGGCGGGGTCGCCGACGTTCATCACCGAGGCGCGGCGGACGCGCAAGATGCTCGGCGGCGGCGTGCGCCAGGGCGGCGTGCTCGCGGCCGCGGGCCTGGTCGGGCTGGACCGGATCGACGACCTCGCGCAGGACCACGTGAACGCGCGGACGCTGGCCGAGGGGCTGGTCGAGCTGGGCTGGACCGTGCCGACGCCGGAGACGAACATCGTGCTCGCCGAGGTGCCGGACCTGGAGGTCACCCTCACCGGGCTGCGGCACCTGGGCGTTTACGCCGGGCCGATGGGCGGCAAGCTCCGCTTCGTCACCCACCGCGATGTGACCGAGGCTGATATCAAGGAGACGTTGCGCCGGATCTCGTCCGCGAGCTGA
- a CDS encoding HAD-IA family hydrolase produces MWIVFDYGEVISTRTAALPTMASMLGVSAEAFGEGYWAVRDAYDRGQSDLEYWRAVGGIVGASVTPELAAELTEVDIEGWLQPDPESLALLDELADLPLALLSNAPSSFGRVAERQEWAKDFRHLVFSGDLGVAKPDPEIWTALAEQLGAAPEDCVFFDDRQTNIDGALAAGMGGVLWLGAVPAREELVRLGVLGAG; encoded by the coding sequence ATGTGGATCGTGTTCGACTACGGCGAGGTCATCAGCACCAGGACCGCGGCCCTGCCGACGATGGCGTCGATGCTCGGGGTGTCGGCGGAGGCGTTCGGCGAGGGCTACTGGGCCGTGCGCGACGCCTACGACCGCGGGCAGTCCGACCTGGAGTACTGGCGGGCCGTCGGCGGCATCGTCGGGGCGTCCGTGACACCGGAGCTGGCGGCGGAGTTGACCGAGGTGGACATCGAGGGCTGGTTGCAGCCCGACCCGGAGTCGCTGGCGCTGCTGGACGAGCTGGCCGACCTGCCGCTGGCGCTGCTGTCCAACGCGCCGTCGTCGTTCGGCCGGGTCGCGGAGCGGCAGGAGTGGGCGAAGGACTTCCGGCACCTGGTGTTCTCCGGCGACCTCGGCGTGGCCAAACCGGACCCGGAGATCTGGACGGCGCTGGCCGAGCAGCTCGGCGCGGCACCGGAGGACTGCGTGTTCTTCGACGACCGGCAGACCAACATCGACGGGGCGCTCGCGGCGGGCATGGGCGGCGTGCTGTGGCTCGGCGCCGTGCCCGCGCGGGAGGAACTGGTGCGGCTAGGCGTGCTCGGGGCCGGCTGA
- a CDS encoding ion channel produces the protein MLQADERRLVAWENRAEWPLTGLAVVFLVAYAWQVLDDGATPGVRTVLEIALWVVWFVFAVDYAVRLKLAVNKPKFIVRHLFDLLAVLLPIVRQLRVLRLITVLNVLNKRLAGKIRQRVGIYVAGVTLMVGLCASLAVLDAERHHENATITTFADAVWWTLTTISTVGYGDRYPVTWEGRMVAGLLMVGGIALLGVITGTIASWLVEKLSGVEQQLQRADDELVAEVRSLRTELAELRAELRGTALGAPALNQSAGPEHA, from the coding sequence ATGCTCCAAGCGGACGAACGCCGCCTCGTCGCCTGGGAGAACCGCGCCGAGTGGCCGCTGACGGGCCTCGCGGTCGTCTTCCTGGTCGCCTACGCCTGGCAGGTGCTGGACGACGGCGCCACACCGGGCGTGCGGACGGTGCTGGAGATCGCCCTGTGGGTGGTCTGGTTCGTGTTCGCGGTGGACTACGCGGTCCGGCTCAAGCTGGCCGTCAACAAGCCGAAGTTCATCGTTCGGCACCTGTTCGACCTGCTCGCGGTGCTGCTGCCGATCGTGCGGCAGCTCCGCGTCCTGCGCCTGATCACGGTGCTGAACGTGCTGAACAAGCGGTTGGCGGGCAAGATCCGCCAGCGGGTCGGCATCTACGTCGCCGGTGTCACGCTGATGGTCGGCCTGTGCGCGTCGCTGGCCGTGCTGGACGCCGAGCGGCACCACGAGAACGCCACCATCACCACGTTCGCCGACGCGGTGTGGTGGACGCTGACCACGATCTCGACGGTCGGCTACGGCGACCGCTACCCGGTGACCTGGGAGGGCCGCATGGTCGCGGGCCTGCTCATGGTCGGCGGCATCGCCCTGCTGGGTGTCATCACGGGAACGATCGCGTCGTGGCTGGTGGAGAAGCTCAGCGGCGTCGAGCAGCAGCTCCAGCGCGCCGATGACGAGCTCGTCGCCGAGGTCCGCTCGCTGCGCACCGAGCTGGCCGAGCTGCGCGCGGAGCTGCGGGGGACCGCGCTCGGCGCCCCCGCGCTCAACCAGTCAGCCGGCCCCGAGCACGCCTAG